One stretch of Microvirga lotononidis DNA includes these proteins:
- a CDS encoding glutathione S-transferase N-terminal domain-containing protein, translating into MADLSAFPIASRWPAQHPDRIQLYSTPTPNGVKVSIMLEETGLPYEPHFINIGQNETWTPEFLSLNPNGKIPSIIDPVGPGGKPLPLFESGAILLYLAEKTGKFLPSDPARRYETIQWVFFQMASVGPMFGQLGFFHKFAGREIEDKRPLERYRNESKRLLGVLETRLEGRYWIMGDDYTIADISLLGWVRNLVGFYGAGELVEFDSLKRVPAWLERGLARPAVQRGLEIPKRPE; encoded by the coding sequence ATGGCCGATCTCTCAGCCTTCCCGATCGCCTCTCGCTGGCCCGCCCAGCATCCCGACAGAATCCAGCTCTATTCCACGCCGACGCCCAACGGGGTCAAGGTCTCGATCATGCTCGAGGAGACCGGTCTGCCGTACGAGCCGCACTTCATCAATATCGGCCAGAACGAGACCTGGACGCCGGAATTCCTGTCCCTGAACCCGAACGGCAAGATCCCGTCGATCATCGATCCCGTTGGGCCGGGCGGAAAGCCTCTGCCTCTGTTCGAATCCGGGGCGATCCTGCTGTACCTCGCCGAAAAGACCGGAAAGTTCCTGCCTTCCGATCCGGCCCGGCGCTATGAGACCATCCAGTGGGTGTTCTTCCAGATGGCGTCGGTGGGGCCGATGTTCGGCCAGCTCGGCTTCTTCCACAAATTCGCCGGGCGCGAAATCGAGGATAAGCGTCCCCTGGAGCGGTATCGCAACGAATCCAAGCGCCTGCTGGGCGTCCTTGAGACGAGGCTCGAAGGCCGCTACTGGATCATGGGCGACGACTACACCATCGCGGACATTTCCCTGCTCGGCTGGGTGCGCAACCTCGTCGGGTTCTACGGCGCCGGCGAACTGGTGGAGTTCGACAGCCTGAAGCGCGTTCCGGCCTGGCTGGAGCGGGGCCTCGCCCGGCCGGCCGTGCAGCGCGGCCTAGAGATCCCGAAGCGGCCGGAATAG
- a CDS encoding DnaJ domain-containing protein: protein MMLLLGILAVALLWWVGKNYTRADPKVLAKGLKTVAGVAALGAAVLLGVKGRIDMALLLGGFGAWALGWNALNLPGPWRKFQQSAGRFSRIRSAMIEMEIDHATGAVEGTILVGAFAGRRLSSLDPQSLSRLYDECSAHDPQGVPLLEAYLDRRFAGWRENAQGDRDTRTRTHAHSGVMTKEEAYQILGLQPGASLDEIRKAHRTLMKKLHPDQGGTAYLAARVNEAREVLLGRHR, encoded by the coding sequence ATGATGCTGCTTCTCGGAATACTGGCGGTCGCTCTTCTATGGTGGGTGGGCAAGAACTACACGCGGGCTGACCCGAAGGTTTTGGCCAAGGGCCTCAAAACCGTGGCCGGTGTCGCGGCGCTCGGCGCGGCCGTGCTCCTGGGCGTCAAGGGTCGCATCGACATGGCGCTCCTGCTCGGCGGCTTCGGCGCCTGGGCCCTGGGGTGGAACGCCCTCAATCTTCCCGGCCCCTGGCGCAAATTCCAGCAGTCGGCGGGCCGGTTCTCCCGCATTCGGTCGGCGATGATCGAGATGGAGATCGATCATGCGACCGGAGCTGTCGAAGGCACCATCCTCGTGGGAGCCTTCGCCGGTCGGCGCCTCTCGAGCCTCGACCCGCAGAGCCTGAGCCGTCTCTACGACGAGTGCAGCGCCCATGATCCGCAGGGTGTCCCGCTCCTAGAGGCTTATCTTGATCGCCGGTTTGCCGGCTGGCGTGAAAACGCTCAGGGAGATCGTGACACGCGGACGCGCACTCACGCGCATTCGGGCGTAATGACGAAAGAGGAGGCCTATCAGATCCTGGGCCTTCAGCCGGGTGCGAGCCTCGACGAGATCCGAAAAGCGCATCGGACGCTCATGAAGAAACTCCATCCCGACCAGGGAGGGACGGCGTACCTCGCGGCTCGCGTGAACGAGGCGAGAGAAGTCTTGCTGGGCCGACATCGCTGA
- a CDS encoding D-alanyl-D-alanine carboxypeptidase, translated as MNSVWMGHRKTWALIGIVASVAVTVASPAEAARKARPSSGGYSPLSASIVVDAKTGKILQGENVDEPRIPASLTKVMSLYLLFEQLERGRMRGDTPLSVSAYAASQPPTKLGLRPGSTIEVDDAIKAMVTLSANDVSVVVAENIAGSEDAFARMMTRKAKELGMSSTAFYNPHGLPHEPPNITTARDLSILGRAIQERFPRYFAYFQTQSFQYGKRTIRGHNRLLGKVEGVDGIKTGYTRLSGFNLLTSVNTDNRSLVAVVLGGRSGASRDLKMASLIQSHLPRAYAGARTAPSVVESQPAMVAEAPAPRPVELAPTAAPVKVASATPQAPIVQASTPPTAPERKPLDLNTLRPVVASAAGASSTTTPSSVRWQKGPEPLPLNAQAYAALPAPAQIPASQKAALQAKIETKAEAPKAEAAEPKKTVTGWVIQLGATDDEAKAKAMLDTARGRFGKVLAKASPFTEKVTVDGSTLYRARFSGFSESNDAANACKQLKKSGVNCFAARG; from the coding sequence ATGAATTCGGTTTGGATGGGACACCGAAAGACATGGGCTCTCATTGGCATCGTAGCGTCGGTTGCAGTGACTGTCGCATCCCCGGCGGAGGCGGCACGCAAGGCCAGGCCTTCCAGCGGCGGCTACAGCCCCCTCTCCGCCTCCATCGTGGTCGACGCCAAGACCGGCAAAATCCTCCAGGGTGAGAACGTCGACGAGCCCCGGATCCCGGCCTCGCTCACGAAGGTCATGAGCCTTTATCTCCTGTTCGAGCAGCTCGAGCGCGGGCGGATGCGTGGGGACACCCCGCTTTCGGTTTCGGCCTACGCGGCTAGCCAGCCTCCGACCAAGCTCGGCCTGCGCCCGGGATCGACGATTGAGGTCGACGATGCCATCAAGGCCATGGTGACCCTGTCGGCCAACGACGTCTCGGTAGTCGTCGCCGAGAACATTGCCGGGTCCGAGGATGCTTTCGCCCGGATGATGACCCGCAAGGCGAAGGAGCTCGGCATGAGTTCGACGGCGTTCTACAACCCGCATGGCCTACCGCATGAGCCGCCGAACATCACCACGGCCCGCGACCTTTCCATCCTCGGCCGCGCGATCCAGGAGCGCTTTCCGAGGTACTTCGCCTATTTCCAGACGCAATCCTTCCAGTATGGAAAGCGCACGATCCGCGGCCATAACCGGCTGCTCGGCAAGGTCGAGGGCGTGGACGGCATCAAGACCGGCTATACGCGCCTGTCCGGCTTCAATCTGCTGACCTCGGTCAACACGGACAATCGCAGCCTCGTGGCCGTGGTGCTCGGCGGCCGCTCCGGCGCTTCCCGCGATCTGAAGATGGCCAGCCTCATCCAGAGCCACCTGCCCCGCGCCTATGCCGGCGCACGGACGGCCCCGTCCGTGGTCGAGAGCCAGCCCGCCATGGTGGCCGAGGCCCCGGCTCCGCGCCCGGTCGAGCTCGCGCCGACGGCGGCTCCCGTGAAAGTGGCTTCCGCCACCCCGCAGGCTCCGATCGTTCAGGCTTCGACTCCCCCGACGGCTCCCGAGCGCAAGCCTCTCGATCTGAACACCCTGCGCCCCGTCGTCGCCTCCGCGGCCGGCGCCAGCTCGACGACCACCCCCTCGTCGGTGCGCTGGCAGAAAGGGCCGGAGCCGCTCCCCCTGAACGCACAGGCCTATGCCGCCCTGCCCGCGCCAGCCCAGATCCCCGCCTCCCAGAAGGCTGCCCTGCAAGCCAAGATCGAGACCAAGGCCGAAGCTCCCAAGGCCGAGGCGGCCGAGCCGAAGAAGACCGTGACCGGTTGGGTGATCCAGCTTGGTGCGACGGATGACGAAGCGAAGGCGAAAGCCATGCTCGACACGGCCCGGGGCCGGTTCGGCAAGGTCCTGGCCAAGGCCTCGCCGTTCACGGAGAAGGTGACCGTCGACGGCTCCACGCTCTACCGGGCGCGCTTCTCCGGGTTCTCCGAATCCAACGATGCCGCGAACGCCTGCAAGCAGCTCAAGAAGAGCGGCGTGAACTGCTTCGCCGCACGCGGCTGA
- a CDS encoding phasin family protein has translation MLQPFTQIQKFGQDNLDATVKALGAFSSNSQVIASETADFARKSFEQTSSTVEKLLGVQTLDKAVEIQTAFVKGAYDSLVSQATKMGALYSNLATETLKPYEGLLSKATAARA, from the coding sequence ATGCTTCAGCCGTTTACCCAGATTCAGAAGTTCGGCCAGGACAACCTGGATGCCACCGTGAAGGCGCTCGGCGCCTTCTCCAGCAACAGCCAGGTCATCGCGTCCGAGACGGCGGATTTCGCCCGCAAGTCCTTCGAGCAGACCTCCTCGACGGTCGAGAAGCTGCTCGGCGTCCAGACCCTCGACAAGGCGGTCGAGATCCAGACGGCCTTCGTGAAGGGCGCCTACGACAGCCTCGTCAGCCAGGCGACCAAGATGGGCGCGCTCTACTCGAACCTCGCCACCGAGACGTTGAAGCCCTACGAAGGGCTCCTCTCCAAGGCGACGGCTGCACGCGCCTAA
- the clpS gene encoding ATP-dependent Clp protease adapter ClpS, giving the protein MLRVAQGTLTLSEPCPISAAGGSQPPGGDDGGRSNTAIITKTKPRTKRPNLYRVLLLNDDYTPMEFVVHVLERFFNKNREDATRIMLHVHQNGVGECGVFTYEIAETKVTQVMDFARKHQHPLQCVMEKN; this is encoded by the coding sequence ATGCTGCGGGTAGCTCAAGGTACTTTGACCCTGTCGGAGCCATGTCCGATTTCCGCTGCCGGCGGGTCACAGCCTCCTGGAGGCGATGATGGCGGCCGCTCGAACACGGCCATCATCACGAAAACCAAGCCCCGTACGAAACGGCCGAACCTTTACCGCGTTCTTCTCTTGAACGATGATTACACCCCGATGGAGTTCGTGGTGCACGTGCTGGAGCGGTTCTTCAACAAGAACCGCGAGGATGCGACCCGGATCATGTTGCACGTCCACCAGAATGGCGTTGGGGAGTGTGGAGTTTTTACGTACGAAATTGCCGAGACGAAGGTGACCCAGGTGATGGATTTCGCCCGGAAACATCAGCATCCTCTGCAATGCGTCATGGAAAAGAATTAG
- the clpA gene encoding ATP-dependent Clp protease ATP-binding subunit ClpA: MPSFSRSLEQALHRALALAGERRHEYATLEHLLLALIDDQDAAAVMRACNVDLEILRRNLVDYVDSELANLVADGRQDSKPTAGFQRVIQRAVIHVQSSGRDEVTGANVLVAIFAERESHAAYFLQEQDMTRYDAVNYISHGIAKRPGLTESRSPRGSEEESSSERPTQEEGDARQKKKGDALEAYCVNLNKKAKEGRIDPLIGRESEVQRTIQVLCRRQKNNPLLVGEPGVGKTAIAEGLARKIVQGEVPEVLKGATVFSLDMGTLLAGTRYRGDFEERLKQVMKEIEAHPNAIMFIDEIHTVIGAGATSGGAMDASNLLKPALAQGSLRCIGSTTYKEYRQYFEKDRALVRRFQKIDVNEPSVPDAIEIVKGLKPYFEDFHKLKYTNDAVKAAVELSARYINDRKLPDKAIDVIDETGASQMLLPEGRRKKTIGIKEIEATIATMARIPPKTVSKDDAEVLAHLQDTLKRVVYGQDKAIEALSSAIKLARAGLRDAEKPIGSYLFAGPTGVGKTEVAKQLAASLGVELLRFDMSEYMERHTVSRLIGAPPGYVGFDQGGLLTDGVDQHPHCVLLLDEIEKAHPDLFNILLQVMDHGKLTDHNGKQVDFRNVIIIMTTNAGAADMARPAYGFTRTKREGDDTEAINKLFTPEFRNRLDAVISFAHLPKEVVQKVVEKFVMQLDAQLADRNVSIELTDEARDWLVEHGYDEAMGARPMGRLIQSTIKTPLADEVLFGRLKNGGAVKVVVKTDEIGLESLGFEYVEGPVKPKPEKDVTNAAKKKPKAKAASSKTKKSVKPKGSDGNGGGGVRTVPKVPLVRA; this comes from the coding sequence TTGCCGAGCTTTTCTCGCAGTCTTGAACAAGCCTTACACCGCGCTCTCGCTCTCGCAGGCGAGCGCCGCCATGAATACGCGACCCTCGAACATCTTCTCCTGGCCCTGATCGACGACCAGGATGCGGCCGCCGTCATGCGCGCATGCAATGTCGATCTCGAAATTCTCCGTCGCAATCTGGTCGATTACGTCGACAGCGAGCTTGCCAATCTCGTGGCTGACGGACGGCAGGATTCCAAGCCTACGGCCGGTTTCCAGCGTGTCATCCAGCGGGCGGTGATCCATGTCCAGTCTTCCGGTCGCGACGAGGTGACCGGGGCGAACGTGCTCGTGGCGATCTTCGCTGAGCGCGAGAGCCATGCCGCCTACTTCCTGCAGGAGCAGGACATGACCCGTTACGACGCGGTCAACTACATCAGCCACGGCATCGCCAAGCGTCCGGGCCTCACCGAGAGCCGCTCCCCGCGCGGCTCCGAGGAGGAATCCTCCAGCGAGCGTCCGACGCAGGAAGAGGGCGACGCACGTCAGAAGAAAAAGGGCGATGCCCTCGAAGCTTACTGCGTCAACCTCAACAAGAAGGCGAAGGAAGGCCGGATCGATCCGCTGATCGGCCGCGAGTCTGAAGTGCAGCGCACCATCCAGGTCCTGTGCCGCCGCCAGAAGAACAACCCGCTGCTCGTGGGCGAGCCCGGCGTCGGGAAAACCGCCATCGCCGAGGGTTTGGCCCGCAAGATCGTCCAGGGCGAGGTGCCGGAGGTCCTGAAGGGCGCCACCGTCTTTTCCCTCGACATGGGCACGCTCCTGGCCGGTACCCGCTACCGCGGCGACTTCGAAGAGCGCCTGAAGCAGGTCATGAAGGAGATCGAGGCGCATCCGAACGCCATTATGTTCATCGATGAGATTCATACGGTGATCGGCGCCGGCGCCACCTCCGGCGGAGCCATGGATGCCTCGAACCTGCTGAAGCCGGCCCTGGCTCAGGGCAGCCTCCGCTGCATCGGCTCGACCACCTACAAGGAATACCGCCAGTATTTCGAGAAGGACCGGGCCCTCGTGCGTCGCTTCCAGAAGATCGACGTGAACGAGCCGTCGGTGCCGGACGCCATTGAGATCGTGAAGGGCCTGAAGCCCTATTTCGAGGACTTCCACAAGCTGAAATACACCAACGACGCCGTGAAGGCGGCGGTGGAGCTGTCCGCGCGCTACATCAACGACCGCAAACTGCCGGACAAGGCGATCGACGTGATCGACGAGACCGGTGCGTCGCAGATGCTCCTTCCCGAAGGCCGTCGCAAGAAGACCATCGGCATCAAGGAGATCGAGGCGACCATCGCCACCATGGCGCGGATTCCGCCCAAGACCGTCTCCAAGGACGATGCCGAGGTGCTCGCGCACCTGCAGGATACCCTGAAGCGGGTGGTCTACGGTCAGGACAAGGCCATCGAGGCGCTGTCCTCGGCGATCAAGCTGGCGCGCGCCGGCCTGCGCGACGCGGAAAAACCCATCGGTTCCTACCTGTTCGCCGGCCCGACCGGCGTCGGCAAGACCGAGGTCGCCAAGCAGCTGGCCGCGTCGCTGGGCGTGGAGCTCCTGCGCTTCGACATGTCGGAATACATGGAGCGGCATACGGTGAGCCGGCTGATCGGCGCACCTCCCGGCTATGTGGGCTTCGACCAGGGCGGTCTGCTGACCGACGGTGTCGACCAGCATCCGCATTGCGTGCTCCTGCTCGACGAGATCGAGAAGGCCCATCCGGATCTGTTCAACATCCTGCTCCAGGTCATGGATCATGGAAAACTGACGGATCATAACGGCAAGCAGGTCGACTTCCGCAACGTGATCATCATCATGACCACGAATGCGGGTGCCGCCGACATGGCTCGCCCGGCTTACGGTTTCACCCGCACCAAGCGTGAAGGTGACGATACCGAAGCGATCAACAAGCTGTTCACGCCCGAGTTCCGCAACCGGCTCGACGCGGTCATCTCCTTCGCCCACCTTCCCAAGGAAGTGGTCCAGAAGGTGGTCGAGAAGTTCGTCATGCAGCTCGACGCGCAGCTTGCCGACCGCAACGTCTCGATCGAACTCACCGACGAGGCGCGCGACTGGCTGGTCGAGCATGGCTATGACGAAGCGATGGGCGCCCGTCCGATGGGCCGTCTGATCCAGTCGACCATCAAGACGCCGCTGGCCGATGAGGTTCTCTTCGGCCGCCTGAAGAACGGCGGCGCGGTCAAGGTCGTGGTCAAAACGGATGAGATCGGCCTGGAAAGCCTCGGCTTCGAATATGTCGAAGGACCGGTGAAGCCGAAGCCGGAGAAGGACGTGACCAACGCCGCGAAGAAGAAGCCCAAGGCGAAGGCGGCCTCCTCGAAGACGAAAAAGTCCGTGAAACCGAAGGGATCCGATGGTAATGGGGGCGGTGGTGTCCGCACCGTTCCGAAGGTTCCGTTGGTTAGAGCATGA
- a CDS encoding BA14K family protein: protein MRRFVTALVGAAVLLSALPASASPMQARTLPRIDQAYPNESYAQYYRRGYRPYYHDRYYYRRGGNGAAVAAGVAGLAAGALIAGAIANQAQAAPPAPPGTVDPQMAAYCARKYRSYDPGTGTFLATNGMRYVCTYP from the coding sequence ATGCGCAGATTCGTAACGGCTCTGGTCGGTGCCGCAGTGCTCCTGTCGGCGCTGCCCGCCAGTGCCAGCCCCATGCAGGCCCGCACCCTGCCCCGGATCGACCAGGCTTACCCGAACGAGAGCTACGCCCAATACTACCGTCGCGGCTATCGCCCCTATTACCATGATCGCTATTACTATCGCCGTGGCGGCAATGGCGCCGCGGTCGCGGCGGGCGTCGCAGGCCTCGCGGCCGGTGCTCTGATCGCTGGCGCGATCGCTAACCAGGCCCAGGCCGCTCCGCCCGCACCTCCCGGCACGGTCGATCCTCAGATGGCAGCCTACTGCGCGCGCAAGTACCGGTCCTACGATCCGGGAACCGGAACCTTCCTGGCGACGAACGGCATGCGGTACGTCTGCACCTATCCGTAA
- a CDS encoding sensor histidine kinase, with translation MKLNLSNYRAALVTLAAIAVLALSLTFTVWRLLNVEEDLRREETHANLWQISQTQFEASILAESLARAAAGEVFADHEQTPEFRLAILISRMAILLDGLQGQVIERVGALGSLKESYLQLTYAEPLLKDRVDPRAAELLRVQVRDLAYQLRDIANRVMLLNRGEMSEKRSMYLRYVFESFAFIVGIAMSTAFLLVRLFKGMQEASQARQLLRQEQELSDLVINNISNQGIVMFDAELRCLLWNPGMEDLLNIKPDHAVGRHMSDIDPIFAREGVIGSLIRATEGTSSIFENEISSSDGQEQCLEINCLPVSMAERKLGIAFMRDVTEQWLARKQAERQNFDLEIKVLQRTAALRQAERRLIAAIKSASEGFAAFDWTGKLLFANEQIWAAAPVSLWCSEEMGLTSFLRCFAMCEGADMRLVNAEPPFEEIELDLMLKKDTWARLSLTKADGATIFVRLTDISGYKQIARALESALNRERETTNAYRSFVSMVSHQFRTPLAILDSSAQRILRRGAELTQDELVTRVQKIRNAGTRLTRLVESVLNAAKLDAGTIEVNPASYNLVDLVVDICDRQREVSAQADIRFDVPDLPVTVYCDGMLIEQVVVNLLSNAIKYSGDTPVVEIKIWMEGSRAFCSVRDWGIGIPPDELPKIFDRFYRARTASGIAGTGIGLNFAQRIMHLHGGEIHVESYEAAGSLFSFDLPIANAEQAQQAA, from the coding sequence ATGAAACTCAACCTTAGCAACTATAGGGCTGCTCTGGTCACGCTCGCGGCGATTGCGGTGCTGGCGCTCTCTCTCACGTTCACGGTCTGGCGCCTGCTCAACGTCGAGGAGGATCTTCGGAGGGAGGAAACCCACGCCAACCTTTGGCAGATCTCCCAAACCCAGTTCGAGGCGTCGATTCTGGCCGAGAGCCTAGCCCGAGCGGCCGCGGGAGAAGTCTTCGCCGATCACGAACAAACGCCCGAGTTCCGCTTGGCGATTCTGATCAGCCGGATGGCGATCCTTCTCGATGGGCTGCAGGGCCAGGTGATCGAGAGGGTCGGGGCGCTCGGGAGCCTCAAGGAGTCTTATCTGCAGCTGACCTACGCGGAGCCGCTCCTGAAGGATCGCGTCGATCCGCGGGCGGCGGAACTGCTGAGGGTGCAGGTCCGGGATCTCGCCTACCAGCTGAGAGACATCGCCAACAGGGTCATGCTGCTGAACCGTGGCGAGATGTCGGAAAAGCGCTCGATGTATTTGCGTTACGTCTTCGAGAGCTTCGCCTTCATCGTTGGCATCGCGATGAGCACGGCTTTCCTTCTGGTTCGGCTGTTCAAAGGGATGCAGGAGGCAAGTCAGGCTCGCCAGCTCCTCAGGCAGGAGCAGGAGCTTTCGGATCTCGTCATCAACAACATCAGCAATCAAGGCATCGTCATGTTCGATGCTGAACTTCGGTGCCTGCTCTGGAACCCGGGCATGGAGGATCTGCTGAACATCAAGCCGGATCACGCCGTGGGGCGGCACATGTCGGACATCGATCCGATTTTCGCGCGGGAGGGCGTGATCGGCTCTCTCATCCGCGCAACGGAGGGAACGAGCTCGATCTTCGAGAACGAGATATCCTCATCCGACGGGCAGGAGCAATGTCTGGAGATCAACTGCCTTCCTGTCTCCATGGCCGAGCGCAAGCTCGGCATCGCCTTCATGCGCGACGTGACGGAGCAATGGCTCGCCCGCAAGCAGGCGGAGCGTCAGAACTTCGATCTCGAAATCAAGGTGCTTCAGCGGACGGCCGCCTTGCGCCAAGCCGAGCGCCGCCTGATCGCAGCGATCAAGTCGGCATCGGAAGGGTTTGCTGCCTTCGATTGGACGGGAAAACTCCTTTTCGCCAACGAGCAGATCTGGGCAGCTGCGCCCGTGTCCTTGTGGTGCAGTGAAGAAATGGGGCTCACCAGCTTCCTGCGATGCTTCGCCATGTGCGAAGGCGCCGACATGCGTCTCGTGAACGCGGAGCCGCCATTCGAGGAAATCGAGCTGGATCTCATGCTCAAGAAGGACACTTGGGCTCGGCTCTCCCTCACGAAAGCCGATGGCGCGACGATCTTCGTTCGCCTGACGGACATCTCCGGCTACAAGCAGATCGCGAGGGCGCTGGAATCGGCCCTCAACCGCGAGCGCGAGACCACGAACGCTTATCGAAGCTTCGTGTCCATGGTCTCGCATCAGTTCAGAACGCCCCTCGCCATCCTGGATTCCAGTGCCCAGCGCATCCTGCGGCGTGGCGCCGAGCTGACACAGGACGAGTTGGTCACGCGCGTCCAGAAGATTCGTAACGCCGGCACCCGCTTGACGCGTCTCGTCGAAAGCGTGCTGAACGCCGCCAAACTCGATGCCGGCACGATCGAGGTCAACCCGGCTTCCTACAATCTGGTCGATCTCGTCGTCGACATCTGCGACCGGCAGCGCGAGGTCAGTGCGCAGGCCGATATCCGTTTCGACGTCCCTGATCTGCCCGTTACGGTCTATTGCGACGGCATGCTCATCGAGCAGGTTGTCGTCAATCTCCTGTCGAACGCCATCAAGTATTCAGGCGATACGCCGGTCGTCGAGATCAAGATCTGGATGGAGGGATCGCGCGCCTTCTGCTCGGTCCGGGACTGGGGGATCGGTATTCCGCCGGATGA